ACCAGTACAATCGCCTGGCGATTCTGCTTAATACAGCGCTGAATGGCTTGCAGATATACTTCCGTCTTACCGCTGCCTGTTACACCATGCAGCAGAAATACACCCTGCTCACGTTCATCTAACTGTCTTGCAATCCGGTCATAGACGGCCTGCTGTTCCAATGTGAGAGGAAGCGGCTCAGTTGGCTTGAAATCACGTCCACGGTATGGATCGCGGAACACTTCCACTTCAGAGATCGAGATTAAGCCCTTGTCTTCAAGCCCTTTCACTGTGGCGGCAGATACTTGAAGTGCAGACAGCACGTCTTTAAGCGGCATGGGAAGAAGCTCCTTTGCTTCGAGCAAAAAAGACAAAACCTCTTTCTGCCGTTTCCCTTTAGCCGGGAAGTCAGCTAGCGCATCTTCAGCCTCTTGCTCACTTACAGCAAGATGGACCGCCTTCAGCATCTTCTTCTGCAGCTTGTCCTTGATCATCTGTTCCTCATGCAGAATGCCGCTGCGAATTAAACGCTTGATTTCCTTAGAATGATCCGGATACCGATCACTTAGATGATCAAGTGTCACTTGTTCCTTGCTCCGTACATATCGGATGATTTCATCCTGGATGGACACATTCTCCGGTGAATCCGGCATAGCAAATAATACAGGGCCGTCGCTCGAAGCCTGAGATTCTTGCACGGTCTGCTCCTCTAATGATTCAAACCCTTCCGAAACAGAAACATAACGCTTGGATTTGCCCTTCAGCGCAGTCGGAATCATGACCTGTAAGGCCATTATCGCACTGCAGGCGTAATGCCTGCTCATCCATCTTCCAAGCTCCACCAGATCTGGCGACAGGGGTGAAACCAGGTCCAAGAGTTCGGCAATTGGCTTCAGCTTAAAATCTGTGTTTACTGCCTCTTCCAGCCCGACGACAAAGCCCTGAACCGTTCGATGTCCAAAAGGCACCCCGACACGACTTCCTACCTCTACCCAGCCCTTAAGCGATTCCGGAATCAAGTAATCAAAAGTGCGGTCCACGTCTTTGGCAGGCACGTCTACTATCACTTTTGCTATATTCACAAGCTCACTTCCTCCCATCCATTCGGGAGGCTGCAATCAGCAGTACTTGCCGTGCTACTTCTTCTTTGGCCGTCACAGGTATTTCCTTGACCAAGCCCTGCTTGTCAAAAATCTTAACTGCATTCGTATCTGTCCCGAATCCAACACCCTCTTGAGTGACATCATTAGCAACGATCAGATCCGCATTTTTACGTTCGAGCTTAGATGCTGCATGCAGCTCCAGGTCATTGGTTTCCGCCGCAAACCCGATTAAGAATTGATGTGTTTTGGCTTTTCCCAGTGCTTCAAGAATGTCAACCGTCTTGACGAGCTCCAGTGTGAGCGTCTCGCCGCTCTTCTTAATCTTCTGCTTCGCCGCCTCCATCGGACGATAGTCAGCAACCGCAGCTGCCTTAACAACGATATCGCTCTGTTCCAAACGCTCAAATACTGCCTGATGCATATCATCTGCAGACTGAACTGGAACGACGGTTATTCCTTCTGGGTACTTGACCTGTATATTAGCTGCAATTAACGTGACCTCTGCGCCCATGTCCTTAGCTGTTTTGGCAAAAGCAACTCCCATCTTACCCGAGGAATCATTGGTAATGTATCTAACTGGGTCAATTCGTTCAATGGTACCGCCTGCAGTAACTACCATTTTTTTGCCTAAGAGGGGCTTGCCTGCTTCTTCCTCACCAAAAAAACGCTCGATTACATCCACAATGGTCTCAGGCTCTTCGAGCCGTCCTTTTCCGACATACCCACAGGCAAGCTGTCCTACACCCGGCTCGATAAAATGCACACCACGTGAATATAACGTATTCATGTTATGGATCACGGCAGGATGCTCATACATGTGTACATTCATGGCAGGCGCGACCATTACCGGCGCTGTCGTTGCCAGCAATGTCGTTGTCAGCATATCATCTGCAAGTCCATGAGCCATCTTGGCAATCACATTCGCTGTTGCGGGTGCAACAAGGACCAGATCTGCTGTATCCGCTAGGTTTATATGTGAGACAACGGATGCATCACGTTCATCAAAGGTATCTGTATATACCGGATTTCGTGATAATGACTGAAGGGTCAGCTCTGTAATGAACTCCTTGGCGGATGCCGTCATGATGACGTGTACCTCTGCTCCCTTCTGGACGAGCTTACTTGTCAGCGCAGCGGCCTTATAAGCTGCAATCCCTCCTGAAACACCGAGCACAATTTTTTTACCGTTCAGCATATGCGCTCCCCCTGTTCTGATTAAGATTTGGGACTTATGCGAATTACGCGTCTAAAGAAAAAAATAACAACCTTGCGGTTGTCACTTTTATCAGGGCTGTACCTTATTCGTATTTCGCGTATAGATTATGACTGGCTGTCTTGTTGTTCTGCTTCCTCTTCGTCATGACCTTTCTCCACACGCACAAAATCACCATAGATCTCTTCAAGTGCAATACCGACTTGCTTATGGGATTTCGGGTTTCTGAGTTCGGATTTCTCACCTTCACGCAGCTGTCTGGCGCGTCTCGAAGCTGCAACCACCAGAGAGTATTTACTGTCTACCTTGTTCATCATTTCATCAATAGATGGATATAGCATGGAGCACTCCTCATTTCGATTTACTATTTATTTTACAATGTTCGGCGATGATGATCGATTCTATTCGTTTGCAAGCCAAATCAATTTCGTCGTTGACGACTGCATAATCATATTGCTGCAGCAAACTGATCTCCTGCTCGGCTACAGACATGCGGTGATCAATGGTCGCCTGATTCTCGGTGCCTCTGCCTTGAATTCGATCCTTCAATTCATCAAGAGACGGAGGCAGCAGAAATACGAAAATTCCTTCTGGAAACTTCTCTTTAACTTTGAGAGCTCCTTGGACTTCAATCTCCAAAATGATATCTTTACCGGAATTAAGAGTCTCCTCTACGAAATCACGCGGGGTTCCATAATAGTTGCCTACATACTCCGCATGCTCCAGAAGCTGATCCTTCTCAATCATATCAAGAAACTGCTCTCGACTCTTGAAAAAATAATTGACTCCGTTCTCTTCACCAAGTCTTGGCTGACGAGTTGTCGCTGACACTGAATAGATGAGTTCAGGAACTCGTTTTCTTAGAGCAGTGCACACGGTTCCTTTTCCTACACCGGACGGTCCTGATAATACAATTAGTAATCCCTTAGACATATTACACTCCATTTTATTCGTCGTTGTCATCGTCTTTAGAAGATAAACGATGGGCAACCGTCTCCGGCTGCACTGCAGACAGGATCACATGATCACTGTCTGTAATTATTACCGCACGAGTTCTGCGTCCATATGTAGCGTCAATCAACATGTGACGATCCCGTGCTTCCTGTATAATTCTTTTGATTGGGGCGGATTCAGGACTAACAATAGAAATGATGCGATTCGCCGAAACGATATTGCCGAATCCTATATTTATGAGTTTAATTGCCATATTCAGGTTCGTCCCCCTATTACTGGTGTAATCTTTGCAAAACTGAATCAATTTCATAAAAATCATTAAAAAAGCAGCTAAAGGTATTATGAAATTGATTCAACTTAGTGTTCATTGCCTATTCTAAATTCGCAGCTTGTTCTCTGATCTTCTCCAGCTCGGCCTTCATCTCGACTACCAGATTAACCAGCCCCAGGTGGTGAGCTTTAGTGCCGATGGTGTTGACTTCACGATTCATCTCCTGGATCAAGAAATCAAGCTTGCGCCCTATAGGCTCACGCACGGTGAGCAGCTCTTCGCACTGAGCCATATGACTAGAGAGACGAGTCAGTTCCTCATCTATGTTGGATCGGTCGGCAAAAATCGCGATCTCCATACCAAATCTATGTTCATCGAATGGTGCATCAGAAATTTCGGTTAATCGCTGTCTCAGCTTGCTTCGGTACTCCGTCACTACAGCAGGCGCTAACTGAACCATCGCTGCATGATGAGCCTGCAGACTCAATATTCGCGACTTCAAATCAGCGGCAAGATGACTTCCTTCACGAGAGCGCATATCAAGCAGCTCATCAAGTGCAAGTGCTAGTCCTTCCTGCAGCGCAGTCTCCCAGTTCTCGTCCTCAAAGACTGTAAGATTGCTCATCTCCTCAGAACTCACTAACACACCAGGCAGCTGCAGCATCTCTGAAATGGTCAGGTTCCCCTTCATCCCGAAGCTGGACTCAAGCTCCCTTGAAGCCTCAAGATAGGAAGCAGCCATCTGCTTGTTCAGCACAGTACCTCTGCTGCTGTCATCCAATTCTCTCGTAATGAAAACATCAATTCTGCCTCGTGCAAGTTTACGCTGTACCATTCTGCGAAGCCCGTCTTCGAAACGACTCCATTCCCTTGGCATCCTAAAGACAACTTCACAGTATCTATGGTTGACAGATTTAACTTCAAGTTGTACCTTATACCCGCCATAGCTGAGCAAATATTGACCGTATCCGGTCATACTGAATGACATCGGCATCACATCCATTATACTATTGTATCGGATAATACAGGCTTAAACAAGTACGATAATCATGGGGGATTTGCCATTAATTCATACCATTATTGCCTAATTCAGGGCTTCCTATTAGAATCTGCATACATTATTTATTTGCACTTCAGGCACCGCCTTCCTAGTAACGCCCCATAAAAACTTAAACAGGAGAGCTGCTTAATGAAAACAGAACTGAACCTTATTGTTCGTCCCACCGAGATTGATGTTAACGGCCACGTAAATAATGCGAAATATCTAGAATATCTGGAATGGGCACGAGATGAATGGTATGAAGCGGGAGGGCTGTCATACAAAACACTGCTTGAGCTTGGCTGTCAGACGGTCACCGTTAATATCAATATCAACTATCGCAAGGAATGCTATCAGGGCCAGCTCCTTACGGTCACAACAGAACAGGACAGTGCCCGGAATTCAAGTTATGTGCTTAGACAAACGATATTAAATGAAGCCCAGGAGATCTG
This sequence is a window from Paenibacillus urinalis. Protein-coding genes within it:
- a CDS encoding acyl-CoA thioesterase, which encodes MKTELNLIVRPTEIDVNGHVNNAKYLEYLEWARDEWYEAGGLSYKTLLELGCQTVTVNININYRKECYQGQLLTVTTEQDSARNSSYVLRQTILNEAQEICADALITSVTIDPSTRKSRPIPEQLRNLFS
- the rpoZ gene encoding DNA-directed RNA polymerase subunit omega — its product is MLYPSIDEMMNKVDSKYSLVVAASRRARQLREGEKSELRNPKSHKQVGIALEEIYGDFVRVEKGHDEEEAEQQDSQS
- a CDS encoding YicC/YloC family endoribonuclease; translated protein: MSFSMTGYGQYLLSYGGYKVQLEVKSVNHRYCEVVFRMPREWSRFEDGLRRMVQRKLARGRIDVFITRELDDSSRGTVLNKQMAASYLEASRELESSFGMKGNLTISEMLQLPGVLVSSEEMSNLTVFEDENWETALQEGLALALDELLDMRSREGSHLAADLKSRILSLQAHHAAMVQLAPAVVTEYRSKLRQRLTEISDAPFDEHRFGMEIAIFADRSNIDEELTRLSSHMAQCEELLTVREPIGRKLDFLIQEMNREVNTIGTKAHHLGLVNLVVEMKAELEKIREQAANLE
- the remA gene encoding extracellular matrix/biofilm regulator RemA; this encodes MAIKLINIGFGNIVSANRIISIVSPESAPIKRIIQEARDRHMLIDATYGRRTRAVIITDSDHVILSAVQPETVAHRLSSKDDDNDE
- the gmk gene encoding guanylate kinase, with amino-acid sequence MSKGLLIVLSGPSGVGKGTVCTALRKRVPELIYSVSATTRQPRLGEENGVNYFFKSREQFLDMIEKDQLLEHAEYVGNYYGTPRDFVEETLNSGKDIILEIEVQGALKVKEKFPEGIFVFLLPPSLDELKDRIQGRGTENQATIDHRMSVAEQEISLLQQYDYAVVNDEIDLACKRIESIIIAEHCKINSKSK
- the coaBC gene encoding bifunctional phosphopantothenoylcysteine decarboxylase/phosphopantothenate--cysteine ligase CoaBC; this encodes MLNGKKIVLGVSGGIAAYKAAALTSKLVQKGAEVHVIMTASAKEFITELTLQSLSRNPVYTDTFDERDASVVSHINLADTADLVLVAPATANVIAKMAHGLADDMLTTTLLATTAPVMVAPAMNVHMYEHPAVIHNMNTLYSRGVHFIEPGVGQLACGYVGKGRLEEPETIVDVIERFFGEEEAGKPLLGKKMVVTAGGTIERIDPVRYITNDSSGKMGVAFAKTAKDMGAEVTLIAANIQVKYPEGITVVPVQSADDMHQAVFERLEQSDIVVKAAAVADYRPMEAAKQKIKKSGETLTLELVKTVDILEALGKAKTHQFLIGFAAETNDLELHAASKLERKNADLIVANDVTQEGVGFGTDTNAVKIFDKQGLVKEIPVTAKEEVARQVLLIAASRMDGRK